AACAGCTCCTCCTGGGTGCACTGTGtgtaccatcttttttttttttaattaattaatttattttactttttgttgcccttttttattgttgttgtagttattgttgttcttgatgtcatcgttgttggatagaacagaaagaaatggagagaggaggggaagacagagaggggggagagaaagacagatacctacagacctgcttcaacgcctgtgaagcgactcccctgcaggtgtggagcctgggcgttgaactgggatcctgggatccttacgccggtccttgtacttctcgccatgtgcacttaacccactgcactactgtctgactccctgtgTACCATATTTCTAGACCAAAAAGTAGGTGGAGAGATCTAAGCAAAGACTTATCCTCCCTCTCGGAGCAAGTCAGCCTTGCCCTGGCTCCTTGACCCCAAGGCTACAGATGAGAAGAACTGGGATGGGAGGCTTATCTGCCCCTAAAAACTCAGGCAGAAGATGAGAAATGATTTGCTGATTCAGTTGCTTTATGGAGGCTTGTGTGAACTCCTATCAGTGATACTAAATTTGCCATCCCGAGAGACTGGCATGGGAGGGTCCCCAGCCTGTCTGCCCTGTTGTTGTCCTCGATTTTGGCTTCCTTCAAATTCCCCAGCACAAAGACTTCCAGGACCAAgttctagagaaagagaaagcttcCCCATCTGATACCAGAGAGGTTACAGGTCATCTCTGCAACTGAACACCCAGTCTTAGCCTGGACACTGGGCACAGGGGTGTCCCAAGGCCACCTGCTGTGCCTGTGAAAGTGCTCAGGCCAAGGCTGGCTCCCCCTCACATCTTCATGATAGAAAGTCTTCCCACAACATCCACACTCTCTAGGGCAGGCTCAGATGGGGACATAAGTAGCttaagggccagcaaaatatctcacttggatagtgtgctgctttgtcatgtatatataagacccaggttccagcttgtgccccacctcattgaaggaaactttggtttgtaatctttgtctctatcttaaaaagtcagCTAGAGTGGTGAGACCCTAGAGATGATTCCcccctctacccccacccaagaaaAGTTGGtctgaaaaaaaaaggtgttgaTACAGGGCTGGGaaatggcacacttgattgaacatgttttaccatgtgtgaggatccaggttgagGCTGCTGGTTCCTacctgttggggggtggggtgggggagctttgcaagcaatgaagcagagctgcagttgtttggctctatctccctttaccctctcagtttctatattcatccaaatatatatatatatggaggggagGTCAGTGAATATGACTCATGTTCAACCTGGGATAGAAGTACTGTTGGAGGGGGACAGGGTTGGCCCAGAGGTGCAGAAACCTGGGAGAAAGGTCCCTAAGGAGACCTTGTAACCATACAGCACAGGAATGCCAAGGGAGAGGAGGCAGGTGCTTAGGGCAGGGTCCTGAGAAGGCCCTGGGGCAGGAACCAGGAGTACAGAGCACAGGAACCCAGGACAGCTTCATTTAGAAGTAGGGCTGATGCTGAATCAAGTGGACAGGAAGTCTAAGGATAGATAGGGAGGGGCTCCACAGGGTGGAGGAAGTGGAGTAGTTCCCTCTGCTAGGGACTGCCTTTTGTCACTAACAAGGTCCCTGTCACCCTCTCAAGCAGGCTTCTGAATGCTGGTCACCATGAGGGCCCTTAAGTGGCTGTTCCTCCTCTTGCTGTTTGGGGAAGGTGAGTCCCCTTTTCTGTCCTGCTGACTGGGCTTTGGGACCCCTGTGGGCTGAACTCTTCCAGAGCAGCACAAAGGGACACATGCAGCAGGACCGTGACAGGAGAAGACCAAGAGATAGCACGGTGTATCCTCGCCAACTCAAAGCAAGTGGAATGTGTTTGGGGTTGGGTCAGAGCCTGAGCCTGAGTGTGGGTCCTCAGTTGATGCTAGAACTCAGCGGCCCAGAGAGGGACTGGGCTCTCGCCACCTTCTTTCCTCTGTCCACAGCCACAGGGGACTCTGGAGATGATGAAGTCCCTGAAGAAGTGATAGGGGTCCTGCATGAGTCCGTCAGCCTGCCCCTGGAGATAGAACCCAGTGAAGAGGTGGAGAACGTCTTCTGGTACTCCTCCCATGTCAGCTTGGCCATCCTGGTGCCTGGGGAACAGGGCCACCATCCCAACATCACAGTGACCAATGTGTGCTATGAGGGCCGAGTGGACTTTGGGGAGCCCTCCGGCTACTCCTTGCACATCTGCAATCTGAGCTGGGAGGATGAGGGCTCATTCAAGGAGCAGATCAACTTGAGGATGGCACAGCTCTCCCTGCAGCAGTGTTTCTATCTACAGTCTACAGTGAGTTTACAGCTCTCTGCTTCTTGGTTTTCTTGGCAGGGATGGAGGACAACTTTCAGAACTTGGGGGCTGCAGGCCAAAAGGTCTGGAAGGGGGTGCTTCCAGTGGCCCACTGACACCTGAGCTTCAGTCCCAGGAAAAGTAAGGTCCCTTCTGTAGATGTCCCCCACCAGAGAGGTGACTGAGGCTCATATGGCTCTAGAAGGGCCTTTCCCAGAATGTTCTACATCCTGGACCACATTCTTttaagacttaattttttttcttttttaagatttacttgtctctttagaaatttatttttaataattttattatttattctggataaaggcagagagaaatagagagagtgggggagatagtgagggagaggaagacacacctgctttactactggtgaagctttccctactgcacgtggggactgggggcttgaacccaggtcctagtgcatggtaatgtgtacagtcAAGTGCAGCCCTGgaatttttgcttatttttaaagatgtatttatcatttatttattttaattttttaaatatttatttacttatttcctttttgttgcccttgtttttattgttgttgtagttattattgttgttgatgtcactgttggataggacagagagaaatggagagaggaggggaagacaaagaggaggagagaaagatagacacctgcagacctgcttcaccatctgtgaagtgactcccctgtaggtggggagccgggggctggaaccgggatccttaagccagtccttgtgcttaacccgctgtgctactgcccgactcccatatttattatttattaacacaagagatgggagagaatgaagaggaggagagagagaaccagagcatatcTCTGGTACCAGGGGTTGAATTCAGAAACTTAGGCTTTTCCATATAATCCTCTAGTCACTGTGTCATCAACTGGTCTATACTTATTTATCTGCAAgacatttatttaatgagagactaAAACACCTTTCTGGCATATGctatggaacctgggaccttacactTGCAAATCCTGTGCCCTACCCACTGTGCCAGCTTCCTGACAACCTAGGCTGCGCTCTTGAGCCTTTTCTCCTGTGCATTTGGAGGGCACAATCCCTCCTTTCTACTTGAACCAACTCCCTTTAGCACCTGTGACTAATGCTCTATTTGATTCTCGTAGAAACACTGATTAAACTCTCAAGACCCTAGTTGCTCTTTGGGTGGTAGGCAGCCTCTCTGGAGATAGCTGGATTGAGGAGCTTAGAGAAACAGCTCTGACTACACAGGGCAGAGGGTCTCCATGTCCTTCCTCACTTAGGGTGACTATCGGAGCCTCAGATTGGAGTGAATTTCATCATCTCAGAGGACGGCACTTGCAACGTATCCTTGACCTGCTCCGTAGAGAAGGCTGACTTGGGCGTGACTTATATCTGGATGACCCTTGGGGATGGCATGGATTCAGTCCAAGAAGGCCCTTTCCTCAGAGCATCCTGGAGGCTGGGCAATAAAAGCCTGTCCTATATCTGCAGGGCCAGCAACCCAGTCAGCATTGTGAGCTCCCGGCCCATCCCTGCTGGGCCTTTCTGCACAGGTACTGGACCCCTCACCTGCTCTTAGGTCTCTGTCCCTGAACTTTAGGCAGAACCtaggctttcttcctctctctttcttcattctatcctttcttttaaattaagagcacttttttaaaagaacatatctttatatttattaaatatcttAGCACTACTCTAAGAGCATCAGAGCATTGTGGGAAGAACTGTGAAATCAGAAGAGATGTTCATTAATGTCATATGATGCTTCATAATGCTGAACATCTGAAATGTCCTTAATGTTACAATCCCATGatactccagttaaaaaaaaaaaaaactcaaacaaGAGAGGTTTAGCCTTTTCTGGGCTaagtttgcataaataaatgctaaTAGTATAAATATTTCAGAAATCACATGTTTTATGGGAAGGCCCAGGAAATGTCTTGTTGCCTTTGCTATTCATAATATGCTCATAAAATACTGATTAAGCCTTATATATACTTGATGTACTGCATAGCAGTAGAGCATCTGACTCTCTTCCATGTTGGTGTTATTAGTTACTCCAATTAACAGCCATGCTTTTTTGTCTCATTCCTAAACTAGTTTCTGCTTTCTTACCTTTGCCTGAAGGTTCAATTACAAGGTGAAAGACTGTGTATCTTTAcaaaggaaagttaaaaaaaaatggggggggtagGGATAGACTTTCAGGTAATTATTCAGCGACAGAAGAGATGGAAAGTGTCATCTTGTAAAGTATATTAGTAAATACATTTAGGAAATATGACTCACTGACAAGAGTAAACACAGCTTTGTTGATTGAATTCTAATATAAACTAGATGATAATGATAAAATGACATACAGAGTCATATTTGTTGGGATATATATTGGCTTTGTTTATCCTGATAGCACCTTTTTTATCATGCTCTATCttacttttaaaatcacagacatACCAGCTGGGGACAGCATGAcgattatgcagaaagactttttatgtctgatatttcacattcccagattcagtctccagcagcacaccaccataaaccagagctgggtagTGCAAATTAAGAGCACTTTTAATATAtattgtgttttttaattttttggctagagacagagaaatcaagagagggaaggaagatacagagagggagagacacacttgcagctctgcttcaccacttgtgaaactttctccctgtagatggggagcaggggcttgaacttgggtccttgtgcattacagcATGTCTAttgaaccagatgtgccaccacctagccccagaacCTAGGTTTTTAGAGACAACTGCAAAAGGCAACTAGCCATGAATTTGTGGTTATATGggtatggagtgtgtgtgtgtgtgtgtgtgtgtgtgtgtgtgtgtgtgtgtgtgtgtgtgtggtggggtccCTGAATCTGGGCCTCATCTCTACCTCCAGTGAGCTCCTCTCTTGCCTTCCTCTGCTCAGGTCCTGGTAAGCCCTCTGAACAGGTACAGACCACATCTGCCTCCTGGCCAAGGGGTTtctcctgctgctgctgttggtggTGCTCGCCTTGGGGCTCTGGCACAGT
Above is a genomic segment from Erinaceus europaeus chromosome 9, mEriEur2.1, whole genome shotgun sequence containing:
- the SLAMF9 gene encoding LOW QUALITY PROTEIN: SLAM family member 9 (The sequence of the model RefSeq protein was modified relative to this genomic sequence to represent the inferred CDS: inserted 1 base in 1 codon), with the protein product MRALKWLFLLLLFGEATGDSGDDEVPEEVIGVLHESVSLPLEIEPSEEVENVFWYSSHVSLAILVPGEQGHHPNITVTNVCYEGRVDFGEPSGYSLHICNLSWEDEGSFKEQINLRMAQLSLQQCFYLQSTVSLQLSASWFSWQGWRTTFRTWGLQAKRSGRGCFQWPTDTLSEPQIGVNFIISEDGTCNVSLTCSVEKADLGVTYIWMTLGDGMDSVQEGPFLRASWRLGNKSLSYICRASNPVSIVSSRPIPAGPFCTGPGKPSEQVQTTXCLLAKGFLLLLLLVVLALGLWHSWDCGSKSRHLLELKRPRRNRMKLIKTGQRNPNPV